The following DNA comes from Malania oleifera isolate guangnan ecotype guangnan chromosome 12, ASM2987363v1, whole genome shotgun sequence.
CCCCCAAACCTTTGGACTTTGATGCTTTGGAACCAACGCCATCCCAACAGTCCCGAAAAACCAGAACAACCCTGCCACCATGTATCCAATCCATCCTCTCCTATTGGAACTCCAAAGCACTGAAAGTGCAATCGAAGAACTAACAATGACAAATAAACACAAACAAAATTTTAAGAAATCAGACTTGGGAGTAACATCTTTCACATAGTATCGCCTCACGAGCAATGCAACAGCCATAAGCATGAAGATGAAGAGAGTGCTGAAGGACAGAACAGTGGACAAGACATCCAAACTAGAGAAAAAGGCTAGAACACAACTCATTATGGTCACCAAAAGAGTTGCATTAATGGGGGTTCCTGTTTTTGGGTGAACCAGAGCAAACCAGGGAGGAATCATGTGTGCCCTGGCAATCTGAGTCGTGTACCGGGCTTGCCCAAGTGATCCTACCAGCAAGCTTGTAGTCATGCCCTTGAGAGCGCATATGCTTACCAAATACTTAgcccatttcatcccaattttCTCAAATGCAACTGAATATGCAGCATTTACATCGATCTCTGTATACTTTTGCATCAGGACAAGTGCCAATGCCATCAGGCAGTAAACCACAGTGATCACTGACATTGACCCAACTAAACCCACCGGAATATCCCTCGAAGGATGTTTTGTCTCTTCGGCCATGGTTGCAACCATGTCAAAACCAGTGTAAGACCAGTACACAACAGCCGCGGCTTTGAAAACCCCCTCCGCCCCATATGGAAAAAATGGGACCAAATTTGATTTATTGGCATGAACAAACCCCACAACTATGATGAACACAATCACAGAGGCACTAAAAAGAGAGCTAATCCAGTTCAAAGAAGACGTTATCCCTGTTCCTGCCATTGCTATGCTGTTGGCAATCACAAGAACTAAAACAGCAATAGGATCTAATAGATTAAACCCTTTTGCAAATGACCCCACATGTATTCTGAAAGAATCTGGATCTGTCTTAATCATGCTTGCAAAGTACGATGACCAAGACCGGCCCAGTCCAGCCGCGCCTACTATTGCCTCCAGGAGAATGTTCCCAGCGGCGATAAACGCAATAAAATCACCTAATTCTATTCTAAGAAAAGAGAAAGAACCTCCAGCAACGGGAATCTCGACGGCGAACTCAGTGTAGCAGAAAACCGAGAGCAAGGCGGAAAGACCCGAAACCAAGTAAGAAATCACAATGGCCGGTCCTGCGTCGTCGTGTGCTTCCTGGCCAGTGAGGCTGAAGATGCCGGAACCGACGACGGAGCCGAAACCGAGCCAGATTAAGTCCCACCATGTGAGGCATTTCTTCATGCTGTTCTCGCTCTCCTTCCGCAGCTCGACGAGCTCGTTGGCGTCGGTGGATCGGTCGAGGAGGCGGTCCTTCAGACGGGACGAGGTCTGGGAGAGAGCAGCCCTGTAGGAGCTGAAGTTCTGGAAAGACTGTTCCGGGAA
Coding sequences within:
- the LOC131144797 gene encoding cationic amino acid transporter 8, vacuolar isoform X2, with protein sequence MDVRTEQAVRPARSYWGRWSKRDFFPEQSFQNFSSYRAALSQTSSRLKDRLLDRSTDANELVELRKESENSMKKCLTWWDLIWLGFGSVVGSGIFSLTGQEAHDDAGPAIVISYLVSGLSALLSVFCYTEFAVEIPVAGGSFSFLRIELGDFIAFIAAGNILLEAIVGAAGLGRSWSSYFASMIKTDPDSFRIHVGSFAKGFNLLDPIAVLVLVIANSIAMAGTGITSSLNWISSLFSASVIVFIIVVGFVHANKSNLVPFFPYGAEGVFKAAAVVYWSYTGFDMVATMAEETKHPSRDIPVGLVGSMSVITVVYCLMALALVLMQKYTEIDVNAAYSVAFEKIGMKWAKYLVSICALKGMTTSLLVGSLGQARYTTQIARAHMIPPWFALVHPKTGTPINATLLVTIMSCVLAFFSSLDVLSTVLSFSTLFIFMLMAVALLVRRYYVKDVTPKSDFLKFCLCLFVIVSSSIALSVLWSSNRRGWIGYMVAGLFWFFGTVGMALVPKHQSPKVWGVPLVPWLPSLSIE
- the LOC131144797 gene encoding cationic amino acid transporter 8, vacuolar isoform X1, translated to MDVRTEQAVRPARSYWGRWSKRDFFPEQSFQNFSSYRAALSQTSSRLKDRLLDRSTDANELVELRKESENSMKKCLTWWDLIWLGFGSVVGSGIFSLTGQEAHDDAGPAIVISYLVSGLSALLSVFCYTEFAVEIPVAGGSFSFLRIELGDFIAFIAAGNILLEAIVGAAGLGRSWSSYFASMIKTDPDSFRIHVGSFAKGFNLLDPIAVLVLVIANSIAMAGTGITSSLNWISSLFSASVIVFIIVVGFVHANKSNLVPFFPYGAEGVFKAAAVVYWSYTGFDMVATMAEETKHPSRDIPVGLVGSMSVITVVYCLMALALVLMQKYTEIDVNAAYSVAFEKIGMKWAKYLVSICALKGMTTSLLVGSLGQARYTTQIARAHMIPPWFALVHPKTGTPINATLLVTIMSCVLAFFSSLDVLSTVLSFSTLFIFMLMAVALLVRRYYVKDVTPKSDFLKFCLCLFVIVSSSIALSVLWSSNRRGWIGYMVAGLFWFFGTVGMALVPKHQSPKVWGVPLVPWLPSLSIGMNLFLIGSLGYVAFLRFFICSAIMLLYYLFCGLHATYDVAHQNKQPTTEEGKQNIAQGEL